The Akkermansia muciniphila genome contains a region encoding:
- the cysK gene encoding cysteine synthase A codes for MKIYGNITELIGGTPLLELANYERKNGLNATILAKLEYFNPAGSVKDRIARAMIDAAEASGALKPDSVIIEPTSGNTGIGLAAVAASRGYRIILTMPETMSVERRNLLKAYGAELVLTDGALGMKGAIAKAEELAAELPGSFIPGQFVNPANPEVHFRTTGPEIWNDTDGKVDIFVAGIGTGGTITGVGKYLKSRNPEIRIVAVEPSASPVLTQGTAGPHKIQGIGAGFVPDTLDTSVYDEVITVTNEDAFATGKELARTDGVLTGISSGAALWAATKLAERPENAGKTIVVLLPDTGDRYLSTPLFTD; via the coding sequence ATGAAAATTTACGGCAACATTACGGAACTGATCGGCGGCACTCCGCTGCTTGAACTGGCCAATTACGAACGCAAAAACGGCCTGAACGCCACCATCCTGGCCAAGCTGGAATACTTCAATCCCGCCGGCAGCGTGAAAGACCGCATTGCCCGGGCCATGATTGACGCCGCGGAAGCTTCCGGAGCCCTGAAGCCGGATTCCGTCATCATTGAGCCCACCAGCGGGAACACGGGCATCGGCCTGGCGGCGGTGGCCGCCTCCCGCGGGTACCGCATCATCCTGACCATGCCGGAAACGATGAGCGTGGAACGCCGCAACCTGCTGAAGGCCTATGGAGCGGAACTGGTGCTGACGGACGGCGCGCTGGGCATGAAAGGCGCCATCGCCAAGGCGGAGGAACTGGCCGCAGAACTGCCCGGCAGTTTCATCCCCGGCCAGTTCGTCAACCCGGCCAACCCGGAAGTCCATTTCCGCACCACCGGACCGGAAATCTGGAACGACACGGACGGCAAGGTGGACATCTTCGTGGCGGGCATCGGCACCGGAGGTACAATCACGGGCGTGGGCAAGTACCTCAAATCCCGCAATCCGGAAATCCGGATCGTGGCCGTGGAGCCGTCCGCATCCCCCGTGCTGACCCAGGGAACCGCCGGCCCCCACAAAATCCAGGGCATCGGCGCGGGCTTCGTGCCGGACACGCTGGACACCTCCGTGTATGATGAAGTCATCACCGTCACGAATGAAGACGCCTTTGCCACCGGCAAGGAGCTGGCGCGCACGGACGGCGTGCTGACGGGCATTTCCTCCGGAGCGGCGCTCTGGGCCGCCACGAAGCTGGCGGAACGCCCGGAAAACGCGGGCAAGACCATTGTGGTCCTGCTGCCGGACACGGGGGACCGCTACCTCTCCACCCCCCTGTTCACAGACTGA
- a CDS encoding DUF417 family protein translates to MFTTCSSPEKCLQYADKLQRFGINFLRVAVFIVFAWIGGLKAFQYEADGIVPFVANSPMMSFFYNKEAPEYKQHMNKEGAVVPANIAWHKENNTYGFSYGLGTLIVTIGTLVLLGIFFPKVGVIGNCLLIIMTAGTLSFLITTPETWVPDLGGPNHGFPYLSGAGRLVIKDIAMMAGGVILLGTDFKRILKARLGRARTGESCCNK, encoded by the coding sequence ATGTTTACCACATGCTCGTCCCCTGAAAAATGCCTTCAGTATGCCGATAAACTCCAACGCTTCGGCATCAATTTTCTGAGGGTAGCCGTCTTCATCGTCTTCGCCTGGATTGGCGGCCTCAAGGCCTTCCAGTATGAAGCGGACGGCATCGTTCCCTTTGTGGCCAACAGTCCGATGATGAGTTTCTTCTACAACAAGGAGGCTCCAGAATACAAGCAGCACATGAACAAGGAGGGGGCTGTGGTTCCGGCCAACATTGCCTGGCATAAGGAAAACAACACCTACGGTTTCTCCTACGGCCTGGGAACCCTGATCGTCACCATCGGAACGCTTGTACTGCTGGGCATCTTTTTCCCGAAGGTGGGCGTCATCGGCAATTGCCTGCTCATCATCATGACCGCAGGCACCCTGTCCTTCCTGATTACCACGCCGGAGACGTGGGTGCCTGACCTGGGAGGCCCCAACCACGGCTTCCCCTACCTGTCCGGAGCGGGCCGCCTGGTCATCAAGGACATTGCGATGATGGCCGGAGGCGTCATCCTGCTGGGCACGGACTTCAAGCGCATCCTGAAAGCGCGCCTTGGCCGGGCCAGGACCGGGGAATCCTGCTGCAACAAATAA
- the thiM gene encoding hydroxyethylthiazole kinase, with protein sequence MPSSTDLVSAVSSDLEKIRETAPLVLSLTNSVVQPLTANLLLAAGAVPAMLNDAEETVEMLRGGTAALLVNLGTVTRGQGAVMQTAVQEANRLNIPWVLDPVAVGALSLRTRLAEQLKEQTPRIIRGNASEIMALAGYSAVTKGPESTSSSADALQAARELALHTGAAVLVTGRTDYSTDGRQVIATENGHAMMSRVTGVGCSMGALAAACAAVSPSPLQAAVSTAVLMGIAGEMAFEQSPVPGSFAVSLLDSLYTLSPEEIARRARILSL encoded by the coding sequence ATGCCTTCATCAACCGATCTTGTCAGCGCCGTCTCCTCCGATCTGGAAAAGATCAGGGAAACGGCCCCGCTGGTCCTCTCTCTGACCAACTCCGTGGTACAGCCCCTGACCGCCAACCTGCTGCTGGCCGCGGGAGCCGTTCCCGCCATGCTTAATGACGCGGAGGAAACGGTGGAAATGCTCCGTGGCGGAACTGCCGCCCTGCTGGTCAACCTGGGCACCGTCACGCGCGGACAGGGCGCCGTCATGCAGACGGCGGTGCAGGAAGCCAACCGGCTGAACATCCCCTGGGTCCTGGACCCGGTGGCCGTGGGCGCTCTCTCCCTGCGCACGCGCCTGGCGGAGCAATTGAAAGAACAGACTCCCCGCATCATCCGCGGGAACGCCTCTGAAATCATGGCCCTGGCTGGCTATTCCGCCGTCACGAAAGGGCCGGAAAGCACCAGCTCCAGCGCGGACGCCCTGCAAGCGGCCAGAGAACTGGCCCTGCACACGGGGGCGGCTGTCCTCGTCACGGGCCGCACGGACTATTCCACGGACGGCCGCCAGGTCATTGCCACGGAAAACGGTCATGCCATGATGTCCCGCGTCACGGGCGTGGGCTGTTCCATGGGGGCGCTGGCCGCCGCCTGCGCCGCCGTCTCCCCTTCCCCGCTTCAGGCGGCCGTATCCACCGCCGTATTAATGGGCATAGCGGGGGAAATGGCCTTTGAACAAAGCCCCGTTCCGGGGTCTTTTGCCGTCTCCCTGCTGGACAGCCTGTACACCCTTTCTCCGGAAGAAATTGCCCGGAGAGCGCGCATCCTGTCTCTTTAA
- a CDS encoding O-acetylhomoserine aminocarboxypropyltransferase/cysteine synthase family protein: MNKNYRFETRQIHVGQENPDPATDARAVPIYATASYVFKDSEQAAARFALAEPGNIYNRLMNPTADVLEKRIAALEGGIGALAVATGAAAVTYAVQNIARAGDHIVSAANVYGGTYNLFAHTLAESGIETTFVDGSDPDNFARAIRENTKLLYVESLDNPNSNVADIEALAEVAHAHGIPLLVDNTFASPFLFRPLEHGADVVVHSATKFIGGHGTAMGGVIVDGGKFDWTQNDKFPGITQPNPNCHGAVLADICGPAAYITKIRITLLRDTGATISPFNSFLLLQGLETLSLRVERHVQNALRVVDYLAAHPQVEKVNHPSLPDHPNHELYRKYYPNGGGSIFTVEIKGGAEKARQFCESLELFSLLANVADVKSLVIHPASTTHSQMTEEELRGAGITPSTVRLSIGTEHIDDILEDLEHGFRSIL, encoded by the coding sequence ATGAATAAGAATTATCGTTTTGAAACGCGCCAGATCCACGTGGGCCAGGAAAATCCGGACCCGGCCACGGATGCACGCGCCGTGCCTATTTACGCCACCGCTTCCTATGTCTTCAAGGATTCCGAACAGGCGGCAGCCCGTTTTGCCCTGGCGGAACCGGGAAACATCTACAACCGCCTGATGAACCCCACGGCAGACGTGCTTGAAAAGCGCATCGCCGCCCTGGAAGGGGGCATAGGCGCGCTGGCCGTAGCCACCGGAGCGGCCGCCGTCACTTACGCCGTCCAGAACATCGCGCGCGCCGGGGACCACATCGTTTCCGCCGCCAACGTGTACGGAGGCACCTATAACCTGTTTGCCCATACGCTTGCCGAATCCGGCATTGAAACCACCTTCGTGGACGGCAGCGACCCGGACAACTTTGCCAGGGCCATCCGGGAAAACACCAAGCTCCTGTATGTGGAGAGCCTGGACAACCCGAATTCCAACGTCGCGGACATTGAGGCTCTGGCGGAAGTGGCGCACGCCCACGGAATCCCGCTCCTTGTGGACAACACCTTCGCCTCCCCCTTCCTGTTCCGCCCGCTGGAACACGGCGCGGACGTGGTGGTGCATTCCGCCACCAAATTCATCGGCGGCCATGGTACGGCCATGGGCGGCGTGATTGTGGACGGCGGCAAGTTCGACTGGACGCAGAACGATAAATTCCCGGGCATCACCCAGCCCAACCCGAACTGCCACGGAGCCGTGCTGGCGGACATCTGCGGCCCTGCGGCCTACATCACGAAAATCCGCATCACCCTGCTGCGGGATACGGGAGCCACCATCAGCCCGTTCAACTCCTTCCTGCTGCTCCAGGGACTGGAAACCCTCTCACTGCGGGTGGAACGCCATGTACAGAACGCCCTGCGCGTGGTGGATTACCTGGCCGCGCATCCCCAGGTGGAGAAGGTGAACCACCCCTCCCTCCCGGACCATCCAAACCACGAACTTTACCGGAAATACTACCCGAACGGCGGCGGCTCCATCTTCACCGTGGAAATCAAGGGCGGCGCGGAAAAAGCTCGCCAGTTCTGCGAAAGCCTGGAATTATTTTCCCTGCTCGCGAACGTGGCGGACGTGAAGTCCCTGGTGATCCACCCGGCCTCCACCACCCACTCCCAGATGACGGAAGAGGAGCTCAGGGGAGCCGGCATCACGCCCTCCACGGTGCGGCTTTCCATCGGCACGGAACATATTGACGACATCCTTGAGGATCTGGAACACGGGTTCCGCTCCATTCTCTAA
- the thiE gene encoding thiamine phosphate synthase: MKEFNLHLYLVTDEAAKCRHSLLETVQRAVDGGVTIVQYRSTNPDAGTCYREALPIRDFLASRGVPFIVNNRVDLALALDADGIHIGQRDLPVPSVRAMIGPDKILGLSVSNADQLRAVDAALVDYLGMGPVFPTISKLNAPPVLGVEGFAALASQSPLPVVAIGGLDAERARQVRATGTAAGIAVVSAICGVEDPEAAARTLA; this comes from the coding sequence ATGAAAGAATTCAACCTCCATCTCTACCTGGTCACTGATGAAGCGGCCAAATGCCGCCACAGCCTTCTGGAAACCGTCCAAAGGGCGGTGGACGGCGGCGTCACCATCGTGCAATACCGCTCCACCAATCCGGACGCGGGCACCTGCTACCGGGAAGCCCTGCCCATCCGGGACTTCCTGGCGTCCCGCGGCGTTCCCTTCATCGTTAACAACCGCGTTGACCTGGCGCTGGCGCTGGACGCGGACGGCATCCACATCGGCCAGCGGGACCTGCCGGTGCCGTCCGTCCGGGCCATGATCGGGCCGGATAAAATCCTGGGGCTTTCCGTCTCCAACGCGGACCAGCTCCGCGCGGTGGACGCCGCCCTGGTGGACTACCTGGGCATGGGGCCCGTATTCCCCACCATCTCCAAGCTGAACGCCCCGCCCGTGCTGGGCGTGGAGGGCTTCGCCGCGCTGGCGTCACAGTCTCCCCTGCCCGTCGTAGCCATCGGCGGACTGGATGCGGAACGCGCCCGGCAGGTGCGCGCCACGGGAACCGCCGCGGGAATTGCCGTGGTCTCCGCCATTTGCGGAGTGGAAGACCCGGAAGCCGCCGCACGGACGCTGGCCTGA
- the alr gene encoding alanine racemase, which translates to MPVTSPPRAWAEIDLGAIRHNLNVVKQAAKGEFYMPIVKAGAYGHGLEQVCRALDSEGIAFFGVANVGEARRISQAGCRTRPYILGPSFPEEREEIVLNGWRSFISTMEEAVHYNSLARLYGKTLPIHISVDTGMGRGGFLPDQLEELLSRLGELDSLYMEGLGAHLPCADEDRELTLKQIARFERMAARIREKLPLKYCHLANSAASLDYEIPSNNLCRPGLVLYGFSPIPSPWAAQLKPAMALFSRLTVARTLPEGHGISYGGTFITDHPTQVATVGIGYADGYLRSLAHKGARVMVDGVSCPLLGRVTMDQIMVDVSGVPHPEPGMAVEIMGPNIPVTELAEKAGTISWEIFTGIGPRVPRHYS; encoded by the coding sequence ATGCCAGTTACCAGCCCCCCCCGCGCCTGGGCCGAAATCGACCTCGGGGCCATCCGCCATAACCTGAACGTCGTCAAGCAGGCGGCCAAAGGCGAGTTTTACATGCCCATAGTAAAGGCCGGGGCCTACGGCCACGGGCTGGAACAGGTCTGCCGCGCGCTGGATTCGGAAGGCATCGCCTTCTTCGGAGTGGCCAATGTGGGAGAGGCGCGGCGCATCAGCCAGGCGGGGTGCCGTACCAGGCCCTACATCCTGGGCCCCTCCTTTCCAGAGGAACGGGAGGAAATCGTGCTGAACGGCTGGCGTTCCTTCATCTCTACCATGGAGGAGGCCGTGCATTACAATTCCCTGGCAAGGCTGTACGGAAAGACGCTCCCCATCCATATTTCCGTGGATACGGGCATGGGCCGCGGCGGCTTCCTGCCGGACCAGCTTGAGGAACTGCTCTCCCGCCTGGGGGAACTGGACAGCCTGTACATGGAAGGGCTGGGCGCGCACCTGCCCTGCGCGGACGAGGACCGGGAGCTGACGCTGAAGCAGATCGCCCGCTTTGAACGGATGGCCGCCCGCATCCGGGAAAAACTGCCCCTGAAGTACTGCCACCTGGCCAACAGCGCCGCTTCCCTGGATTATGAGATTCCCTCCAACAACCTGTGCCGTCCCGGCCTGGTGCTGTACGGCTTTTCCCCCATTCCCTCCCCATGGGCCGCGCAGTTGAAGCCGGCCATGGCCCTGTTCTCCCGCCTGACGGTGGCGCGCACGCTGCCGGAAGGGCACGGCATTTCCTACGGAGGCACCTTTATAACGGATCATCCCACCCAGGTGGCTACCGTGGGCATAGGCTATGCGGACGGCTACCTGCGCTCCCTGGCCCACAAGGGCGCCCGCGTGATGGTGGACGGCGTCTCCTGCCCGCTGCTGGGGCGCGTGACGATGGACCAGATCATGGTGGACGTAAGCGGCGTTCCCCATCCGGAACCGGGCATGGCCGTGGAGATCATGGGACCGAACATTCCCGTGACGGAACTGGCGGAAAAAGCCGGCACCATTTCCTGGGAAATCTTCACCGGAATAGGCCCCCGCGTGCCGCGCCATTACAGCTGA
- the htpG gene encoding molecular chaperone HtpG, protein MNTETHPFQAEVRQLLDIVINALYSDREIFVRELVSNASDALEKLRLKQLTDSNIYQPDKPLEITITTDKENKTITIADTGIGMTEADLVENLGTIAHSGTKKFMEALKQKQEGGADLIGQFGVGFYSSFMVADQVEVFTHSYEPEAASLRWTSNGREGYSIETLDEPLDRGTRIVIHLKDEYEEFSQEYRVKELLRRYSNFVGFPINFNGEHINTVQAIWSKSKSDVKPEEYDEFYQFISHTDEKPMSYMHFSADAPIVLNALLFIPRRNPEMFGFGRVDANVSLYCKRVLIDAKPEGLLPEWLRFLNGVVDSEDLPLNISREMLQDNSLVRKISDIITKRFIKHLDKLAKDEKETYKEFYGQFSRYLKEGVVTSWPNKESLGKLLRFESTATDAGETTSFEEYITRMKEGQTAIYALTGPSRSHLENSPYLEAFKARGYEVAFFTDHGDEFVLDSLSSVDGKPVTMIDRADVELPELEEERKDALPQEEATALEEWMKELYPEKFSKVTLGKRLVSGPAVALQTGNDMGPEMRAYMKAMGQEIPESHPQLELNPSNPLVKKLSVLRTENPELAQMVADQIANTALLRAGMLDDPAVLAQSSQALMEQLLLK, encoded by the coding sequence ATGAATACAGAAACACATCCATTTCAGGCGGAAGTCCGGCAGTTGCTGGACATTGTCATCAACGCCCTTTACAGCGACCGTGAAATCTTCGTCCGGGAACTCGTTTCCAACGCTTCCGACGCCTTGGAGAAGCTGCGCTTGAAACAACTGACGGATTCCAACATCTACCAGCCGGACAAGCCCCTGGAAATCACCATCACCACGGACAAGGAGAACAAGACCATCACCATCGCGGATACCGGGATCGGCATGACGGAGGCGGACCTGGTGGAAAACCTGGGGACCATCGCCCATTCCGGCACCAAGAAATTCATGGAGGCCCTCAAGCAGAAGCAGGAAGGCGGCGCGGACCTGATCGGCCAGTTCGGCGTGGGGTTCTACAGCTCCTTCATGGTGGCGGACCAGGTGGAGGTTTTCACCCATTCCTATGAACCGGAGGCGGCCTCCCTGCGCTGGACCTCCAACGGGAGGGAAGGCTACAGCATTGAAACGCTGGACGAACCGCTGGACCGCGGCACCCGCATCGTCATCCACCTGAAGGATGAATATGAGGAGTTCTCCCAGGAATACCGCGTGAAGGAACTTCTGCGCCGTTATTCCAACTTCGTGGGCTTCCCGATCAATTTCAACGGGGAGCACATCAACACCGTCCAGGCCATCTGGTCCAAGTCCAAGTCCGATGTAAAGCCGGAGGAATATGACGAGTTCTACCAGTTCATCTCCCACACGGATGAAAAGCCCATGTCCTACATGCATTTCAGCGCGGACGCTCCCATTGTGCTGAATGCCCTGCTCTTCATCCCCAGAAGGAACCCGGAGATGTTCGGCTTCGGCCGCGTGGACGCCAACGTGTCCCTGTACTGCAAGCGCGTGCTGATTGACGCCAAGCCGGAAGGCCTGCTGCCGGAATGGCTGCGCTTCCTGAACGGCGTGGTGGACAGCGAGGACCTTCCCCTGAACATTTCCCGTGAAATGCTCCAGGACAATTCCCTGGTGCGCAAGATCAGCGATATCATCACCAAGCGCTTCATCAAGCACCTGGACAAACTTGCCAAAGACGAGAAGGAGACGTACAAGGAATTCTACGGTCAGTTTTCCCGCTACCTGAAGGAAGGGGTGGTCACCTCCTGGCCGAACAAGGAATCCCTGGGCAAGCTGCTCCGGTTTGAGTCCACCGCTACGGATGCGGGGGAAACGACCTCCTTTGAGGAATACATCACCCGCATGAAGGAAGGGCAGACCGCCATTTACGCGCTCACCGGCCCCTCCCGCTCCCACCTGGAGAACAGCCCGTATCTGGAAGCCTTCAAGGCCCGCGGATATGAGGTGGCCTTTTTCACGGACCACGGGGATGAGTTCGTGCTGGATTCCCTGTCCAGCGTGGACGGCAAGCCCGTCACGATGATTGACCGCGCGGACGTGGAACTTCCGGAACTGGAAGAAGAGCGGAAGGACGCCCTTCCACAGGAAGAGGCCACCGCCCTGGAAGAATGGATGAAGGAACTGTATCCGGAAAAATTCTCCAAGGTGACGCTGGGCAAGCGCCTGGTCAGCGGTCCCGCCGTGGCCCTCCAGACCGGCAATGACATGGGCCCGGAAATGAGGGCGTACATGAAAGCCATGGGGCAGGAAATTCCTGAAAGCCATCCCCAGCTGGAACTGAACCCCTCCAACCCGCTGGTGAAAAAACTCTCCGTCCTGAGGACGGAAAATCCGGAACTGGCCCAGATGGTGGCGGACCAGATCGCGAATACCGCCCTGCTCCGCGCCGGCATGCTGGATGATCCCGCCGTGCTGGCCCAGTCCTCCCAGGCCCTGATGGAGCAGCTTCTGCTGAAGTAG
- a CDS encoding potassium channel family protein, giving the protein MNAFHRTPRHFLFLKLAYQSGMCLLALVAVTLAAIDLTSEAAEWEVTADRVIYWIFVLDYAVRFSFSPHKWTFMKEHVWDLLAIIPFDVLFRLFRFASLGEILRLARYLDLFSYAMRFTTRIRRFFNTNGFKYICIAALVIILLGAVGIHLAEGMSLPNGIWWSFVTATTVGYGDTYPVTTPGKFLAVFLMLTGIGFVGTLTSTITSFFLHPHAGEPLPYREEEIEAIKKKLDGLSSMTDEDIDTMAALLKTLRDAPHAPSPPGQEPPAASPGAVAQKPE; this is encoded by the coding sequence ATGAACGCATTCCACCGCACGCCCCGGCATTTCCTCTTCCTGAAACTGGCCTACCAGTCCGGCATGTGCCTGCTGGCCCTGGTGGCCGTAACGCTGGCCGCCATTGACCTGACTTCCGAGGCCGCCGAATGGGAAGTCACGGCGGACCGGGTGATTTACTGGATTTTCGTTCTGGATTACGCCGTCCGTTTCTCCTTCAGCCCGCATAAATGGACCTTCATGAAGGAGCACGTGTGGGACCTGCTGGCCATCATCCCCTTTGACGTCCTGTTCCGGCTGTTCCGGTTCGCCTCGCTTGGGGAAATCCTGCGGCTCGCCCGGTATCTGGACCTGTTCTCCTACGCCATGAGGTTCACCACGCGCATCAGGCGTTTTTTCAACACGAACGGGTTCAAGTATATCTGCATCGCCGCCCTGGTCATCATCCTGCTGGGCGCCGTGGGCATCCACCTGGCGGAGGGAATGAGCCTGCCCAACGGCATCTGGTGGTCCTTCGTCACGGCCACCACCGTGGGCTACGGGGACACTTACCCGGTCACCACCCCCGGAAAGTTCCTGGCCGTATTCCTGATGCTCACGGGCATCGGCTTCGTGGGGACGCTCACCAGCACCATCACCTCCTTCTTCCTGCATCCCCATGCAGGAGAACCGCTGCCGTACAGGGAGGAGGAGATTGAAGCCATCAAGAAGAAGCTGGACGGCCTGTCCTCCATGACGGACGAGGACATAGACACCATGGCGGCCCTGCTGAAAACCCTGCGGGACGCCCCGCACGCACCTTCCCCTCCAGGGCAGGAGCCTCCCGCTGCCAGTCCCGGCGCCGTAGCGCAAAAACCGGAATGA
- a CDS encoding Rrf2 family transcriptional regulator, whose amino-acid sequence MKVSTRGRYALRLMIDLARHRDDGYVSLKEISSRQDITVRYLEQIIAILLKAGFVQSFRGKSGGYRLSRHPREYTTEEILKLTEGSLLPISCTATPESPCPRAAGCATLPFWRGLQQVIENYLHRVTLEDLMEQQKEIGCDYGAGI is encoded by the coding sequence ATGAAGGTTTCCACCAGAGGACGTTACGCACTGCGCCTGATGATCGACCTTGCCCGGCACCGCGACGACGGCTACGTCTCCCTGAAGGAGATTTCCTCCAGGCAGGACATCACCGTGCGGTATCTGGAACAAATTATCGCCATCCTGCTGAAAGCGGGCTTCGTCCAGAGCTTCCGGGGCAAGTCCGGCGGCTACCGCCTGTCCCGGCATCCGCGGGAATACACCACGGAAGAGATTCTGAAACTGACGGAAGGCTCCCTTCTCCCCATCTCCTGCACGGCGACTCCGGAAAGCCCGTGCCCGCGTGCGGCAGGCTGCGCCACACTGCCCTTCTGGCGGGGGCTCCAGCAGGTCATTGAGAATTACCTTCACCGCGTCACGCTGGAAGACCTGATGGAACAGCAGAAGGAGATAGGCTGCGATTACGGCGCAGGCATTTAA
- a CDS encoding M60 family metallopeptidase: MILSPFLKKGALLLALCGMLGGGVLSAQETGPVPITEAGLKALDSNVFTNDFMLALKPNVTRDRIAKIKDPFVRGLAQQMADKKYDRKARAITAEPYEPVKDLADRLRTSQYSKFENPTGIFFEEGEDVLLIMGDPKGEKLNLVIHNFGRDGGRSSYPLKEGINIIKAKNKGLGYIEYFTPNYKKAPKVHLSIPSGKVNGVFVGGVSKNSDWKKMLENSPTEVVDIVGSRVHLVYPVEELKKFCPDKGEELIALYDKIIGMEQQIMGLYKYKMLPKNRMFGRVIWNGFMHADGTGAAFHNGTMGEVGNPDKIPGSAWGIAHEFGHVNQVRPAMKWVSTGEVTNNIYSAYVNYMLNPGSMRLEHERINGGDGNMIGGRFNAYLNNGVLKGENWLIQAGPDKRSGGDNRPMVHDHFVKLAPLWQLELYFKVAGKGNPDFYPDIFYKAIKMDTKGKKDGELQLAFMKNACDVSRQDLTDFFQKTGMLKPIDQELDDYTCARMTITESDCKNLVAYARKYKKPESPVIYYISVNSVEAYKNRLPVRGAYNQGITEKGDRRIISHDVWKNAAVFETYKDKEMVRITMVGTDSKDNSSTTVPYPEGSTRIEAVSWDGKRTLAYGKRPAK, from the coding sequence ATGATCCTTTCACCCTTTTTGAAAAAGGGGGCCCTTTTACTGGCCCTCTGCGGCATGCTGGGCGGCGGCGTGCTTTCCGCCCAGGAAACCGGGCCCGTTCCGATTACGGAAGCGGGCCTGAAGGCGCTGGATTCCAACGTCTTCACCAATGACTTCATGCTGGCGTTGAAGCCCAATGTCACGCGTGACCGCATTGCCAAAATCAAGGATCCCTTCGTGCGCGGGCTCGCGCAGCAGATGGCGGATAAAAAATATGACCGCAAGGCGCGCGCCATCACGGCGGAACCGTATGAACCGGTGAAGGACCTGGCGGACCGTCTGCGCACCAGCCAGTACAGCAAGTTTGAAAACCCCACCGGCATCTTTTTTGAGGAAGGGGAGGACGTGCTGCTGATAATGGGAGACCCCAAGGGCGAAAAGCTGAACCTGGTCATCCATAACTTCGGGCGCGACGGGGGGCGCAGCTCCTATCCCCTGAAGGAGGGAATCAATATCATCAAGGCGAAGAACAAGGGACTGGGCTACATTGAGTACTTCACGCCCAACTACAAAAAGGCACCCAAGGTGCACCTGTCCATTCCGTCCGGCAAGGTGAACGGCGTGTTCGTGGGCGGCGTGAGCAAGAACAGCGACTGGAAGAAGATGCTGGAAAATTCCCCCACGGAAGTCGTGGACATCGTGGGCAGCCGCGTCCATCTGGTGTACCCGGTGGAGGAACTCAAAAAATTCTGCCCGGACAAAGGAGAGGAACTCATCGCCCTGTACGACAAGATTATCGGCATGGAGCAGCAGATCATGGGGCTGTACAAGTACAAAATGCTGCCTAAAAACCGGATGTTCGGCCGCGTGATCTGGAACGGCTTCATGCACGCGGACGGCACGGGCGCCGCCTTCCACAACGGCACCATGGGGGAAGTGGGCAACCCGGACAAGATTCCCGGCAGCGCCTGGGGCATTGCCCATGAATTCGGCCACGTGAACCAGGTGCGCCCCGCCATGAAATGGGTATCCACCGGGGAAGTGACCAACAACATTTACTCCGCCTACGTGAACTACATGCTGAACCCCGGCAGCATGCGCCTGGAGCATGAACGCATCAACGGCGGAGACGGCAACATGATCGGCGGCCGCTTCAACGCCTACCTGAACAACGGCGTCCTGAAGGGGGAAAACTGGCTCATCCAGGCCGGCCCGGACAAGCGTTCCGGCGGGGACAACCGCCCCATGGTGCATGACCACTTTGTCAAGCTGGCTCCGCTGTGGCAGCTTGAGCTGTATTTCAAGGTAGCCGGAAAGGGCAACCCGGACTTTTATCCGGACATTTTCTACAAAGCCATCAAGATGGATACCAAGGGCAAGAAAGATGGAGAGCTTCAGCTCGCTTTCATGAAGAACGCCTGTGACGTCTCCAGGCAGGACCTGACGGACTTCTTCCAGAAAACCGGCATGCTCAAGCCCATTGACCAGGAGCTGGACGACTATACCTGCGCCCGCATGACCATCACGGAATCCGACTGCAAGAACCTGGTTGCCTACGCCAGGAAATACAAGAAGCCGGAAAGCCCCGTCATTTACTACATTTCCGTCAACAGCGTGGAAGCATACAAAAACCGCCTTCCCGTCCGGGGCGCTTACAACCAGGGCATCACGGAAAAGGGAGACCGGCGCATCATCTCCCATGACGTGTGGAAAAACGCCGCCGTCTTTGAAACCTACAAGGATAAGGAAATGGTCCGCATCACCATGGTGGGAACGGATTCCAAGGATAATTCCTCCACCACGGTTCCCTATCCGGAGGGCTCCACGCGGATTGAAGCCGTTTCCTGGGATGGCAAGCGTACGCTGGCATACGGCAAGCGTCCCGCCAAATAA